A stretch of Aedes aegypti strain LVP_AGWG chromosome 2, AaegL5.0 Primary Assembly, whole genome shotgun sequence DNA encodes these proteins:
- the LOC5568878 gene encoding kinesin-like protein subito isoform X2, whose amino-acid sequence MLEIENSVDRRMRPRPNTRVNLESLMSNDSQSSSSRSSSPSHRSSSPIPPESGHQELAKDNETVKVCLRLRPHLRNNPYKAAFRIHENSLLARNVDDNSTERQYTFSEIFDDTVSQAEVYDRCIKPAMRNISGERGATFLTYGTSGSGKTYTLLGNHANPGIVPRAIEQVFMENANCISPHPGLKVDKTSVSFLDDDSVCRELKKVESMKKMLQYHDAGHSRMKSIIRKEHDFQTSKDPDLRVFIWVSFVEIYNENVFDLLGQDSIFGKRKPMKILSNEGNAYIKDLSCVFAGSSEDAYNILQFGLQSATYGSTDVNSNSSRSHSIFFMTVVSYSLATQLINYSVYKFCDLAGSERLKKTGNFGDRLKEAQKINTSLMVLGRCLETVHKNQKSKKLAEIVPVRDSKLTMLIQSALLGKEKLSMIVNLYPTEEYYDENLNVLNFSSIAKQIVLQRKPTQRRDRTTRYSFFLAQATSSPSAKIDWNQLMVENESLKQELAYESNVYREQLADKALEIQQLKREIFDQELQLRNELTDDFESYCAQREATFQTRLKQAREAAVLPYKLQITNLNAKIEHLKNVITDMEYEEDEYEKKLKAYQEELQKYREKEKRTRRLSL is encoded by the exons ATGCTCGAGAT AGAAAACAGCGTAGACCGGAGGATGCGTCCTCGCCCGAATACTCGGGTCAACTTGGAAAGTCTAATGTCCAACGACAGCCAGAGTTCGTCCTCGCGGTCCTCTTCTCCATCCCACAGAAGCAGCTCGCCAATACCGCCGGAAAGTGGCCATCAAGAGCTGGCGAAAGACAATGAAACCGTCAAGGTGTGTCTTCGCTTACGACCCCACTTGCGGAATAATCCGTACAAGGCAGCATTCAGGATCCATGAAAATTCGCTCTTGGCCAGAAATGTCGATGATAATTCTACGGAACGGCAGTacactttcagcgaaatattcgACGATACAGTGTCACAGGCTGAGGTATACGATAGATGCATCAAACCCGCTATGAGGAACATTTCCGGAGAACGAGGCGCCACATTTCTAACTTATGGCACATCTGGTTCAGGAAAAACTTACACTCTGCTCGGGAACCATGCCAACCCTGGTATTGTGCCAAGAGCTATTGAGCAAGTCTTCATGGAGAATGCAAATTGCATCTCACCACATCCCGGTCTAAAAGTTGACAAAACATCAGTCAGCTTCCTCGATGATGACTCAGTTTGCAGAGAACTAAAAAAGGTCGAATCCATGAAGAAAATGTTACAGTACCATGATGCTGGCCACTCCAGAATGAAGTCTATAATTCGGAAAGAGCATGATTTTCAAACTTCTAAAGATCCAGATCTTCGAGTGTTTATCTGGGTATCTTTTGTAGAAATCTATAATGAAAATGTGTTTGATCTGCTCGGGCAGGATTCAATTTTCGGTAAAAGAAAGCCGATGAAAATTCTATCCAACGAAGGAAACGCTTACATAAAGGATCTTTCGTGTGTTTTCGCCGGAAGCAGTGAGGATGCCTACAACATACTTCAGTTCGGTCTTCAAAGTGCAACGTACGGATCAACAGACGTCAATAGCAATTCCAGTCGATCTCACAGTATTTTCTTCATGACTGTGGTATCGTATTCCCTAGCGACACAACTCATCAACTATTCCGTCTACAAGTTCTGTGATCTAGCTGGATCAGAACGTCTCAAAAAGACCGGCAATTTTGGCGACCGCCTCAAAGAAGCACAGAAGATCAACACCTCACTGATGGTGCTTGGTAGATGCTTGGAAACCGTCCACAAGAACCAGAAATCCAAGAAACTCGCCGAGATAGTTCCAGTACGCGATTCAAAACTTACCATGCTGATACAGTCAGCCTTGCTTGGCAAGGAAAAGCTTTCCATGATCGTTAATCTTTATCCCACCGAAGAATACTACGATGAAAATCTAAACGTCCTAAACTTCTCATCCATCGCCAAACAAATTGTCCTGCAGAGAAAACCGACCCAACGACGAGACCGAACTACGCGCTACTCGTTCTTCTTGGCACAGGCCACAAGCAGTCCGTCGGCTAAGATCGATTGGAATCAACTTATGGTGGAGAATGAAAG TTTAAAGCAGGAATTGGCTTACGAATCGAACGTCTATCGAGAGCAGCTGGCGGACAAAGCACTGGAAATCCAGCAACTGAAGCGGGAAATCTTCGACCAGGAATTACAGCTACGCAACGAACTAACGGACGATTTCGAATCGTACTGCGCTCAACGGGAAGCAACATTCCAAACTCGGCTCAAGCAGGCCCGGGAGGCCGCTGTTTTGCCCTATAAACTACAG attacgAATTTAAATGCCAAAATAGAACACCTCAAAAACGTTATCACTGATATGGAGTACGAAGAGGACGAGTATGAGAAAAAACTTAAAGCCTACCAGGAAGAGCTCCAGAAGTATCGCGAAAAAGAGAAGCGAACGAGAAGATTGTCATTGtaa
- the LOC5568878 gene encoding kinesin-like protein subito isoform X1, which yields MKRALPSFLHARENSVDRRMRPRPNTRVNLESLMSNDSQSSSSRSSSPSHRSSSPIPPESGHQELAKDNETVKVCLRLRPHLRNNPYKAAFRIHENSLLARNVDDNSTERQYTFSEIFDDTVSQAEVYDRCIKPAMRNISGERGATFLTYGTSGSGKTYTLLGNHANPGIVPRAIEQVFMENANCISPHPGLKVDKTSVSFLDDDSVCRELKKVESMKKMLQYHDAGHSRMKSIIRKEHDFQTSKDPDLRVFIWVSFVEIYNENVFDLLGQDSIFGKRKPMKILSNEGNAYIKDLSCVFAGSSEDAYNILQFGLQSATYGSTDVNSNSSRSHSIFFMTVVSYSLATQLINYSVYKFCDLAGSERLKKTGNFGDRLKEAQKINTSLMVLGRCLETVHKNQKSKKLAEIVPVRDSKLTMLIQSALLGKEKLSMIVNLYPTEEYYDENLNVLNFSSIAKQIVLQRKPTQRRDRTTRYSFFLAQATSSPSAKIDWNQLMVENESLKQELAYESNVYREQLADKALEIQQLKREIFDQELQLRNELTDDFESYCAQREATFQTRLKQAREAAVLPYKLQITNLNAKIEHLKNVITDMEYEEDEYEKKLKAYQEELQKYREKEKRTRRLSL from the exons ATGAAACGAGCCCTACCTTCTTTTTTGCATGCTAGAGAAAACAGCGTAGACCGGAGGATGCGTCCTCGCCCGAATACTCGGGTCAACTTGGAAAGTCTAATGTCCAACGACAGCCAGAGTTCGTCCTCGCGGTCCTCTTCTCCATCCCACAGAAGCAGCTCGCCAATACCGCCGGAAAGTGGCCATCAAGAGCTGGCGAAAGACAATGAAACCGTCAAGGTGTGTCTTCGCTTACGACCCCACTTGCGGAATAATCCGTACAAGGCAGCATTCAGGATCCATGAAAATTCGCTCTTGGCCAGAAATGTCGATGATAATTCTACGGAACGGCAGTacactttcagcgaaatattcgACGATACAGTGTCACAGGCTGAGGTATACGATAGATGCATCAAACCCGCTATGAGGAACATTTCCGGAGAACGAGGCGCCACATTTCTAACTTATGGCACATCTGGTTCAGGAAAAACTTACACTCTGCTCGGGAACCATGCCAACCCTGGTATTGTGCCAAGAGCTATTGAGCAAGTCTTCATGGAGAATGCAAATTGCATCTCACCACATCCCGGTCTAAAAGTTGACAAAACATCAGTCAGCTTCCTCGATGATGACTCAGTTTGCAGAGAACTAAAAAAGGTCGAATCCATGAAGAAAATGTTACAGTACCATGATGCTGGCCACTCCAGAATGAAGTCTATAATTCGGAAAGAGCATGATTTTCAAACTTCTAAAGATCCAGATCTTCGAGTGTTTATCTGGGTATCTTTTGTAGAAATCTATAATGAAAATGTGTTTGATCTGCTCGGGCAGGATTCAATTTTCGGTAAAAGAAAGCCGATGAAAATTCTATCCAACGAAGGAAACGCTTACATAAAGGATCTTTCGTGTGTTTTCGCCGGAAGCAGTGAGGATGCCTACAACATACTTCAGTTCGGTCTTCAAAGTGCAACGTACGGATCAACAGACGTCAATAGCAATTCCAGTCGATCTCACAGTATTTTCTTCATGACTGTGGTATCGTATTCCCTAGCGACACAACTCATCAACTATTCCGTCTACAAGTTCTGTGATCTAGCTGGATCAGAACGTCTCAAAAAGACCGGCAATTTTGGCGACCGCCTCAAAGAAGCACAGAAGATCAACACCTCACTGATGGTGCTTGGTAGATGCTTGGAAACCGTCCACAAGAACCAGAAATCCAAGAAACTCGCCGAGATAGTTCCAGTACGCGATTCAAAACTTACCATGCTGATACAGTCAGCCTTGCTTGGCAAGGAAAAGCTTTCCATGATCGTTAATCTTTATCCCACCGAAGAATACTACGATGAAAATCTAAACGTCCTAAACTTCTCATCCATCGCCAAACAAATTGTCCTGCAGAGAAAACCGACCCAACGACGAGACCGAACTACGCGCTACTCGTTCTTCTTGGCACAGGCCACAAGCAGTCCGTCGGCTAAGATCGATTGGAATCAACTTATGGTGGAGAATGAAAG TTTAAAGCAGGAATTGGCTTACGAATCGAACGTCTATCGAGAGCAGCTGGCGGACAAAGCACTGGAAATCCAGCAACTGAAGCGGGAAATCTTCGACCAGGAATTACAGCTACGCAACGAACTAACGGACGATTTCGAATCGTACTGCGCTCAACGGGAAGCAACATTCCAAACTCGGCTCAAGCAGGCCCGGGAGGCCGCTGTTTTGCCCTATAAACTACAG attacgAATTTAAATGCCAAAATAGAACACCTCAAAAACGTTATCACTGATATGGAGTACGAAGAGGACGAGTATGAGAAAAAACTTAAAGCCTACCAGGAAGAGCTCCAGAAGTATCGCGAAAAAGAGAAGCGAACGAGAAGATTGTCATTGtaa
- the LOC5568880 gene encoding V-type proton ATPase subunit G, translated as MASQTQGIQQLLAAEKRAAEKVGEARKRKQRRLKQAKEEAQEEIERYRQERERQFKEFEAKHMGSREGVAAKIDADTVLKIEEMNRSISTNKAALINEILKLVYDIKPQLHKNYQFMIKK; from the exons ATGGCTAGCCAAACCCAAGGAATTCAGCAGCTCCTGGCCGCGGAAAAACGGGCAGCCGAAAAAGTGGGCGAAGCACGAAAAA GGAAACAACGTCGTCTAAAACAAGCTAAGGAGGAAGCCCAGGAGGAAATCGAACGATACAGACAGGAACGGGAGAGGCAATTTAAAGAGTTTGAAGCGAAG caCATGGGCAGTCGTGAGGGTGTCGCCGCTAAAATTGACGCTGACACTGTGTTGAAGATTGAGGAAATGAACCGTTCCATCTCCACCAACAAAGCGGCTCTAATTAACGAGATTTTGAAGCTGGTCTACGACATCAAACCGCAATTGCACAAAAATTACCAATTCATGATCAAAAAGTAA